The following proteins come from a genomic window of Actinomycetes bacterium:
- a CDS encoding sigma-70 family RNA polymerase sigma factor: MGNRPARSPETLRLDTDGVRLSDDEITELNQAVTRSRQRSEELRPRLAERPAGARTGEFVAETVARHAGAPEPDDALVRAAKSGDPRAREEMIERFMPLVVSLARSFRVEGLDFADVVQEGYVGLLRALERFDPDRGVPFAAYAIPWIRYSLQELRSDFMRPMRLPRQALRQLSQLKPEHDRIYAAERRDFEAVHRCGVLAAESRAGQYKYSDIEVAAAHLHGMLDELR; the protein is encoded by the coding sequence GTGGGCAATCGACCGGCCCGTTCTCCTGAGACGCTCAGGCTCGACACGGACGGTGTGCGGCTTTCAGACGACGAGATCACCGAGCTGAACCAGGCCGTGACCCGCAGCCGGCAGCGGTCGGAGGAGCTGCGCCCCCGGCTGGCCGAGAGACCCGCGGGCGCGCGCACCGGCGAGTTCGTCGCGGAGACCGTCGCTCGCCATGCAGGCGCTCCTGAACCCGATGACGCGCTCGTTCGGGCGGCGAAGTCAGGCGACCCGCGAGCGCGGGAGGAGATGATCGAGCGGTTCATGCCGTTGGTCGTTTCCTTGGCGCGCTCGTTCCGCGTCGAGGGCCTCGACTTCGCCGACGTCGTCCAGGAAGGATACGTCGGACTGCTGCGGGCGCTCGAGCGCTTCGACCCCGACCGCGGCGTGCCGTTTGCCGCATACGCCATCCCGTGGATCCGCTACAGCCTGCAAGAGCTGCGAAGCGACTTCATGCGCCCCATGCGCCTGCCGCGGCAGGCACTCCGCCAGCTCTCGCAGCTCAAGCCGGAGCACGATCGCATCTACGCAGCCGAGCGTCGCGACTTCGAGGCCGTGCACCGGTGCGGAGTGCTCGCTGCCGAATCACGAGCCGGTCAGTACAAGTACTCCGACATCGAAGTGGCAGCAGCCCACCTGCACGGAATGCTGGATGAACTG